In a genomic window of Gossypium arboreum isolate Shixiya-1 chromosome 7, ASM2569848v2, whole genome shotgun sequence:
- the LOC108456165 gene encoding sister chromatid cohesion protein PDS5 homolog C yields the protein MAPSDKELELLLMEAGNKLLEPPSSVDELITLLDQVESFLSRVEQSPSQSMQNALSASLKALIAEQLFRHPDDDVKVAVAACISEITRITAPDAPYHDDQMKEVFQLIVSSFKNLSDKSNRSYIKRTSILETVAKVRSCVVMLDLECNALIIEMFQRFLNGIRDYHAHTVFASMVTIMTLVLEESEDISIELLSPILASVKRDNEEVLPIARRLGKSVLENCASKLRPYLTQAVENSGNSFEDYSSVVASICQVAPSAVAQNDAATNKPVDDKSKSAEAPLDNAVQEDKEIPKESDLTEQVDLANEKSPKSVVSNAIVQTDENNSLASLKKQEEDHLANKSENANTSTVAEPDELEGEKVVNLDSKLEQSTKEKGRKFHSKSAKPSDSTHVGGREVETLTDYKDDSKDDAHPPKSKRETDVQPSLTKVTKDESNDVAFPTPSGTVHDESHLKKAALPKRKDCLSKEITPVEDVSKESSEVASDSKAKTNKRPGKKVSFAVSEASAPADVDKTKKESGTASEAKSLKSFSRKLGDKTRQAQGKVIPEDGTKISTRNDDEEMVGSPMAVKPNKHDSQMDETPKTNSKRKHTASKDKASGTLEYDENLVGLKVKVWWPKDREFYEGVIHSFDPIKRKHKVCYDDGDEEILNLKREKWAVIYDETASEKEDGADRPSPDGLSEMSQKKKAKAADQPSKKAKMDALPKRGGGASSGKSKGAVTKSGQKTKEDGKEDSSKSVAKSENVTKAKQHTPKNGSRSVDGASKVGNKSKNEDTGDTPKSTKSKDDVASKIGNKSKNEDTGDTPKSTKSKEDVTSRVGNKSKNEDTGDTPKSTKSKEDVTSKVGNKSKNEDTGDTPKSTKSKEDVTSKVGNKSKNEDTGDTAKSTKSKDDDNVTPKASLSNQDNLKTTESKQEAPKVSSNPKDKPLKNDGKPDTNGTGKLKSGSSKVKEGESIKESSPDSAEVVETAKRKTPSSSKGQGNDPKPAKKLRDEPKATSPEPS from the exons ATGGCGCCATCTGATAAAGAGTTGGAGCTGCTGTTAATGGAGGCTGGAAACAAGCTCCTTGAACCTCCCTCCTCAGTTGATGAGCTCATCACTCTCCTCGAT CAAGTTGAGAGTTTTCTTTCAAGGGTGGAACAATCACCAAGCCAATCAATGCAAAATGCACTCTCTGCTTCACTTAAAGCATTGATTGCAGAGCAGCTTTTCAGACATCCTGATGATGATGTCAAAGTTGCAGTTGCTGCTTGCATCAGTGAGATAACAAGGATAACTGCACCGGATGCTCCTTATCATGATGACCAAATGAAG GAGGTCTTTCAACTGATTGTATCATCGTTCAAAAATTTGTCTGACAAGTCCAACCGCTCATATATTAAGAGGACCTCAATTCTTGAAACTGTTGCCAAAGTCAGATCGTGTGTGGTGATGTTGGATCTTGAATGCAATGCTTTAATCATTGAGATGTTCCAGCGTTTCCTTAACGGGATAAG AGATTATCATGCTCATACTGTCTTTGCATCAATGGTGACAATTATGACCCTTGTGTTGGAAGAAAGTGAAGACATATCTATAGAGCTGCTCTCCCCAATCTTAGCTAGTGTAAAGAGAGATAATGAG GAAGTTCTTCCCATTGCTCGGAGGTTGGGAAAGAGTGTGCTTGAAAACTGTGCATCAAAGCTGAGACCTTACCTAACGCAAGCTGTAGAGAACTCAGGCAACTCTTTTGAAGATTATAGTAGTGTAGTAGCTTCCATATGCCAAGTGGCACCCAGTGCTGTGGCACAGAATGATGCTGCCACCAACAAACCTGTG GATGATAAGAGCAAATCAGCAGAGGCACCTTTGGACAATGCAGTGCAG GAGGATAAAGAGATTCCTAAAGAATCAGATTTAACTGAACAAGTTGATCTTGCAAATGAAAAGTCTCCCAAATCAGTTGTTAGCAATGCCATTGTTCAAACTGATGAAAACAACTCACTGGCTTCCTTAAAGAAGCAAGAGGAAGACCACCTTGCCAATAAGTCGGAGAATGCCAATACATCAACTGTTGCTGAACCTGATGAATTGGAAGGTGAGAAAGTGGTCAATTTAGATTCTAAGCTAGAGCAAAGCACcaaggaaaaagggaggaaatTCCATTCAAAATCAGCGAAACCTTCTGACAGCACTCATGTTGGTGGGAGGGAAGTTGAGACCTTAACTGACTATAAAGATGACAGCAAGGATGATGCTCATCCACCGAAAAGTAAAAGAGAGACGGATGTTCAGCCTTCCCTAACAAAAGTAACTAAGGATGAATCCAATGATGTTGCTTTCCCAACACCAAGTGGGACTGTACATGATGAGAGCCATTTGAAAAAGGCTGCTTTGCCCAAAAGGAAAGACTGCTTGAGTAAGGAGATCACTCCTGTTGAAGATGTCTCCAAGGAATCATCTGAAGTGGCAAGTGATTCAAAAGCAAAAACAAATAAACGACCGGGGAAAAAGGTTTCTTTTGCAGTTTCTGAGGCTAGTGCTCCAGCTGATGTAGATAAAACTAAGAAAGAAAGTGGCACTGCTTCAGAGGCAAAATCACTGAAATCCTTTTCAAGGAAACTTGGGGATAAGACAAGGCAAGCTCAGGGGAAAGTTATTCCTGAGGATGGAACAAAAATCTCGACCAGGAATGATGATGAG GAAATGGTTGGTTCTCCAATGGCAGTGAAGCCAAATAAACATGATTCTCAGATGGATGAGACCCCTAAGACAAATTCCAAGAGAAAGCATACCGCAAGTAAAGACAAA GCATCTGGTACCCTAGAATATGATGAGAATCTGGTGGGTTTGAAGGTGAAGGTTTGGTGGCCCAAAGACCGTGA ATTCTATGAAGGTGTTATTCATTCGTTTGATCCTATTAAAAGGAAGCACAAG GTGTGCTATGATGATGGTGATGAAGAAATTTTGAATCTTAAGAGAGAGAAGTGGGCAGTGATCTATGATGAGACTGCGTCAGAGAAG GAAGATGGGGCAGATCGTCCAAGTCCTGATGGTTTATCCGAAAT GTCTCAAAAGAAGAAAGCAAAAGCAGCTGATCAACCAAGCAAGAAAGCTAAGATGGATGCTTTGCCAAAAAG GGGTGGAGGTGCTTCATCTGGAAAATCCAAGGGTGCTGTCACAAAGTCTGGTCAAAAAACGAAGGAAGATGGTAAAGAGGATAGCTCCAAGAGTGTGGCTAAATCAGAAAATGTTACCAAAGCCAAGCAGCATACCCCTAAAAATGGTAGTAGATCAGTTGATGGCGCTTCAAAAGTAGGCAACAAATCCAAAAATGAGGACACTGGTGATACACCCAAGTCTACCAAATCCAAGGATGATGTCGCTTCAAAAATAGGCAACAAATCCAAAAATGAGGACACTGGTGACACACCCAAGTCTACCAAATCCAAGGAGGATGTCACTTCAAGAGTAGGCAACAAATCCAAAAATGAGGACACTGGTGACACACCCAAGTCTACCAAATCCAAGGAGGATGTCACTTCAAAAGTAGGCAACAAATCCAAAAATGAGGACACTGGTGACACACCCAAGTCTACCAAATCCAAGGAGGATGTCACTTCAAAAGTAGGCAACAAGTCCAAAAATGAGGACACTGGTGACACAGCCAAGTCTACCAAATCTAAGGATGATGACAATGTTACGCCAAAAGCTTCCTTGTCAAATCAAGACAATTTGAAGACAACCGAGTCCAAGCAGGAAGCCCCCAAAGTTTCCTCCAATCCTAAGGATAAGCCTCTCAAAAATGATGGTAAACCAGACACTAATGGTACTGGTAAATTGAAATCTGGTTCATCAAAGGTGAAAGAAGGCGAGAGCATAAAAGAGAGCTCACCTGATTCAGCTGAGGTTGTGGAAACTGCAAAGCGGAAAACCCCAAGTTCATCTAAGGGACAGGGAAATGATCCCAAGCCTGCAAAAAAGCTGCGAGATGAGCCAAAAGCCACTTCACCTGAACCGTCATAG